The genomic DNA CGTTGAGCCCGAGGTCCTTCCAGGTGTTCGTCCTCGGGTCGAACACCGAGGTGAAGTTCCACGTCGCCTCGTCCCAGGAACCGCCCATCGGGTCGAAGACCTGCCCCGCGGCGTTGAACAACGTCCGTCCGTCGGGCAGCAGGTGCATGCGTGGGAACAGCGGGAACGACTTCTTGGCGCTGTCCGGCAGATCAGTCCAGCGGCCGCCGCTCGGGTCGAACCGTTCGATGTGCCGTTCGTTCGCGAACGAGTCGCCCGGGCGGTTCGGGTAGATCGGCTTTATCAGCTTGGTGACGCCGCCGAAGGTGAGGATGGACCCATCGGCCTGCGTCACCATCGTCGGGTACCAGCGGGCCCAGTTCATCTTCCCGACCTGGCTCCAGCGGTCGGTGCGGGGATCGAAGATCGCTGTGTTCTTCAGCCCGTTGAGCTCGACGATGCCGCTGCTCGGCTGCCCCGGGATGCCGGGCTCCTGGTAGTAGGACGTCCCGCCGTTGGTGATGATCCGGCCGTCGGCCAGGAATTTGAGGTCGGCACAGAACAGGTCACCGTCGTTGCTGACCACGTCGTCGTTGTGCAGCGGCCCGGGCAGGTATTCGTTGTCCGGGTTGCCTTGTGGGTTCAACCCGCCGTCGAACGGATCCGTGCCCGAGAACCGTGGCCCACCGGCTCGCATGTCCAGGATCCGGACGCCGCTGTTCAGCGCCGTGGTGCCGTAATTGGTGACCACGGTGCTGTCGACGCCGTTCATCCCCTCCAGCCCGCTCCAGTAGATCTCGCGACCATCCGGCAGTTGGGCAACGGCGTTGGCGGTGGGTTTGCACCTGGCGTGCTGATCGGCGGAGGTGCAGTTCGCGCCGCCGTTCGGATCGTCGAACAGCGCGCTGAAGGAACCAAGCGCGGCCGCATCCGAACCGCCGGCGCCCCCGCGCGACGGAGCGAGCGGGGCGATCAGGGCGAGAGTCCCCAGCAGCATGGCAGGCTTGCGCACGATCGCTCCTCCGGTACAGGCTCACGCAGTGCCGGGTGAAAGCGACCCGGACGCAGCGGATCGGGTGCGCAGGATAATGCCGCATCGATCCCGCGGTCGGAAGGGGCGTGCCCTAGTTCGACCGCAGTTCCGGGAACTGGTCGTCGCGCCACTCGTGGGCGCCGCTCATGGCCGCCGGGTCGTTCTCCCGCTGTCGCAGTTCCACTCGGCGGATCTTGCCCGAGATCGTCTTCGGCAACTCGAAGAATTCGATGCGGCGCACCCGCAGGAACGGCGCGAGGTTCTCGCGGGCGTGCCGCAGGATCGCCAGAGCGGTCGCCTCGTCCGCGGCCCAACCGGCGGTCAGGGCCACGTAGGCCTTGGGGATCGCGAGGCGGACCGGGTCCGGTGCGGGTACCACGGCGGCCTCGGCCACGGCCGGGTGCTCCAGGAGCACGCTCTCCAACTCGAACGGGGAGACCTTGTAGTCCGAGGCCTTGAACACGTCGTCGGTGCGTCCGACGTAGGTGATGTACCCCTCGGCGTCGCGGTCGGCCAGGTCGCCGGTGTGGTAGTACCCGCCGGCCATCGCCTCGGCGTCGCGTTCCGGGTCGTCGAGGTAGCAGCGCATCAGGTTCACCGGGTGCGCGGACAGGTCCAGGCAGATCTCGCCGGAGTCGGACTGCTGACCGGTGAGCGGGTCGACGAGCACGACCGGGACCCCGGGCAGCGGGCGGCCCATCGAGCCGGGCTTCACCGGGTTGCCGGGGCTGTTGCCGACCTGCGCGGTGGTCTCGGTCTGGCCGAAGCCGTCGCGCAGCGTGATGCCCCAGGCCGCGCGGACCTGCTCGATGACCTCCGGGTTGAGCGGCTCACCGGCGGCGATGCCCTCGCGCAAGGCGCCGGGGCCGCCGGACAGGTCGGCCTGGATGAGCATCCGCCACACCGTGGGCGGGGCGCAGAAGGTGGTCACGGCGTGGCTGCGCAACTGTTCCAGCAGTGCGGGCGCGTCGAACCGCGAGTAGTTGTAGAGGAAGATGCACGCCTCCCCGATCCACGGAGCGAAGAAGCAGCTCCAGGCGTGCTTGGCCCAGCCGGGCGAGGAGATGTTCAGGTGCACGTCGCCGGGCTGGATGCCGATCCAGTACATCGTCGTCATGTGCCCGACGGGGTAGGACACCTGCGTGTGCTCGACCATCTTCGGCTTGCTGGTGGTCCCGGACGTGAAGTAGAGCAGCAGCGGGTCGGTCGCCAGCAGCACCGGGCGGGCGGGCGGCTCGTCGGCCGCGTCCGCGTCGGCGTAGCTCAACCAGCCGGCGGTCCGGTCGCCGACGCACAGGCGCAGCAGGTCACCCGGCACCCCGTCGAACTTGGGTGCGTCGGTGTGGTTGGCGATCGCCGCGCGTACCTTGCCGCGCTCGACGCGCTCGGCCACGTCGAGCGGGCCCAGTGCGGTGGTGGTCGGCATGACCACCGCGCCCAGCTTCATCACCGCGAGCATCGCGACCCACAGCTCGACCTGGTTGCCGAGCATGATCGCGACCCGGTCGCCCTTGCCCAGGCCGTTGGCGGCCAGGAAGTGCGCCAGTCCGTTGGACCGCCGCCGCAATTCCTCGAAGGAGTAACAGTTGTCCGGGCCGGTCTCCTCGACGATGTGCAGCGCGGGCGCCTCGTTGCCCCGGGCGATCACGTCGAACCAGTCGTGGGCCCAGCTGAACTGCTCGTCCAGCTCCGGCCAGGTGAACTTCTCGGCCGCCGCGGGATAGTCGTCGCGCAGTGCCAGCAGCAGGTCGCGGGCGGCTCGGTACGCCTGGTGGTTCGCGCTGGTCACGACGGAGCTCCTCGGTCTGGGGGACGGACCAAAGTTAGTCGCGACCCGCGAGTGGGGGAACCGGCGGACTGTGGCATCTTCTTCGGCGTGACAACGGTCCAAGCCACTCGGGAACGGGACCACGTGCCGGGTGAGCCAGGGCTGTGGGTGATGCTGCTGGGCGACATGGTGGTCTTCGCCGTGTTCTTCGGGACCATCGTGGTCCTGCGCGGGCAGCACCCCGATCTGGTCGCCTCCTCCCAGCCGGCGTTGCACCGCGGCCTGGGCACGCTGAACACTCTGGTCCTGCTGAGCAGTTCGTTGCTGGTCGCCAACGGGGTCCGACTGGCCCGCGACCGCGACCGACGGGCGCCGTATCTGTTCCGCGGCGCGCTGGCCTGCTCCGCGGTCTTCGTTGCCGTGAAGGCGGTGGAGTACACCGATCTGGCCACCAACGGCCACGGGCCGGGCGTCAACGACTTCTTCGCCTACTACTTCACGTTCACCGGGATCCACCTCGGCCACGTGGTGCTGGGGTCGGTCGGCCTGATCGTGGCCGCGCGGATGGCGCGGCCCACCAATCAGAGCCGTCGGCGGGACTCCTGGTTGGAGGGCATCGCCTGTTTCTGGCACCTGGTCGACCTGTTGTGGATCGTGCTGTTCGCGCTGCTCTACCTGGTGCACTGATGATCTCGCGGGATCGGGTCCTCCTCGTCTGGGCCGTGCTCGTACTGGCCACGATCACGTCCTTGACGTTGAGCGCGGAGGACCTGATCGACCGTCAGGACGTCGTCGCGATCGCGGTGATCGTGATCGCCTTCGTCAAGGTCCGCCTGGTCGGCATGCACTTCATGGAACTACGCGCGGCCCCGAAAGTGCTCCAACTGGCCTTCCAGGGTTGGTGCGTGGTCGCCTGCAGTGTCCTGGCCGGCCTGTACCTGGCCTTCTGAGCCCGACGGCGGATCAGAGCACCGGCGTCCCGTACATCTCGCCCAGCGGGTCGGAGAGCAGTTCCAGGCGGGCGCCGTCGGGGTCGCTGAAGTACATCGAGACCTCGCTGTGGATCACATAGGGCACGCCGGCGGCCTCGAGTTTGCCGCGCAGGTGCGTCCACTTCTCCGGTGACACCGAGATCGCCAGGTGGTGCAGGCCGCCGAGCACCTCCGCGTACGGGCCCAGGTCCAGCCCGGGGAAGTCGAAGAAGGCCAGCAGGTTGCCGTTGCCGATGTCGAAGAAGAAGTGGTTCGAGCCCTGGTAGTCGCGGTTCTCGAAGATCTCGGTGAGCGGGAACTCCAGCACGCCCTGGTAGAACTCGATCGTGCGCCGGACGTCGTGCGAGAGCAGCGCGAGGTGGTGCACCCCGCGGGCACTGCTCGCCGGGCGTTGTTCGCGCGGACGCAGGTAGGTCGCCGCGATCTGCGCGCGGTCGGCGTCGATCGCCGCCAGGTCGATGGTCATGTGGTCCTCACTCTCCGCGGGCGGCCGGAACCGGGTCGGCGTCGTCGAACCAGGGATCGACGACGAGGTCCCGAGCTGCGACCGAGAACTCCAACGAGATGCCGTTCGGGTCGGTGACGTACACCGAGCGGACGATGCCGTGATCCACGATCTCACTCACGTCGGTCCCGAGGTCGGCCAGCCTCTTGCGCAGCTCGTCGAGGTCGGCGTCGGACTCGACCCCGACCGAGACGTGGTCGAACTGCCTGCCGGAGCCCGGGACTCCGGAGTCCTTGCGGGGCGCGAGATCGACGTCCTTCCACTCGAAGAACGCGATCGCCGCGCCCCGCCCGATCGACAGGAAGTAGTGCCGGTACGGGAACTCCGCCTTGCGGTTGCCCATCGTGGCGACCAGGGGCATCCCCAACACGTCGCGGTAGAACCGGACGGTCGCGTCCATGTCCTTGGTCACCAGCACCAGATGGTTGACCCCGACGTAGTTCACCGAGTCCGGCACCACACCACCAATCAGATCTGGAAGAACAGCGAGCGGGTGATTGATGCGCTCAGCTGGGGAACACGAACTCGTCGCAGATGACCGCAAAGCCCTCGGTCGCCTCGAGCCGCATCGAGCGGATGGCCTGGTATTCGGGGCTGTTGTACCAACCCATCGCGATCTCCCGCGAGGGGAACTTGAGGACGACCGTCCGCGGGTACGGGTTGGGTCCCTCGAGCTCGTCGGAAGTCTCGTCCACGACCAGGGCCTCGGCCTGGTGCGCCATCAGGGTCGGAATCGCTTTCTCGACGTAGGCCTGCAGTTTCGCGTGGTCGTCGATGCGGTTATGGAAGATCATGTACACGGACACGGTTGCCTCCAGGACGGGCAGGGATGATCTGACTCGGCGTCAGCCGGTGTCACTTGCGCGCGATGCCCGCCGAGGCGGGTCCGCCCAGCGGCAGGACCTCCACCGAGCGGAACCCGACCTGCTCGCACCAGCCGCGGAAATCGGCGCCGCTGAAGTCGAAGGCGTCGCCGAACTCGATGAGCATGTTCAGCGACATCATCAGGCCGAAGGCGTTCTCGCGGCGGTCGTCGTCGATCAGGTTCTCCACAACGATGAACAGGCCTCCCGCGGGCAGCGCGTCGTAGGCCTGCCGGATCAGATGCATCTTCCGGTCGAGGTTCCAGTCGTGCAGGATCATGCCCA from Sporichthyaceae bacterium includes the following:
- a CDS encoding AMP-binding protein is translated as MTSANHQAYRAARDLLLALRDDYPAAAEKFTWPELDEQFSWAHDWFDVIARGNEAPALHIVEETGPDNCYSFEELRRRSNGLAHFLAANGLGKGDRVAIMLGNQVELWVAMLAVMKLGAVVMPTTTALGPLDVAERVERGKVRAAIANHTDAPKFDGVPGDLLRLCVGDRTAGWLSYADADAADEPPARPVLLATDPLLLYFTSGTTSKPKMVEHTQVSYPVGHMTTMYWIGIQPGDVHLNISSPGWAKHAWSCFFAPWIGEACIFLYNYSRFDAPALLEQLRSHAVTTFCAPPTVWRMLIQADLSGGPGALREGIAAGEPLNPEVIEQVRAAWGITLRDGFGQTETTAQVGNSPGNPVKPGSMGRPLPGVPVVLVDPLTGQQSDSGEICLDLSAHPVNLMRCYLDDPERDAEAMAGGYYHTGDLADRDAEGYITYVGRTDDVFKASDYKVSPFELESVLLEHPAVAEAAVVPAPDPVRLAIPKAYVALTAGWAADEATALAILRHARENLAPFLRVRRIEFFELPKTISGKIRRVELRQRENDPAAMSGAHEWRDDQFPELRSN
- a CDS encoding cytochrome c oxidase subunit 3, whose amino-acid sequence is MTTVQATRERDHVPGEPGLWVMLLGDMVVFAVFFGTIVVLRGQHPDLVASSQPALHRGLGTLNTLVLLSSSLLVANGVRLARDRDRRAPYLFRGALACSAVFVAVKAVEYTDLATNGHGPGVNDFFAYYFTFTGIHLGHVVLGSVGLIVAARMARPTNQSRRRDSWLEGIACFWHLVDLLWIVLFALLYLVH
- a CDS encoding cytochrome C oxidase subunit IV family protein, with product MISRDRVLLVWAVLVLATITSLTLSAEDLIDRQDVVAIAVIVIAFVKVRLVGMHFMELRAAPKVLQLAFQGWCVVACSVLAGLYLAF
- a CDS encoding VOC family protein, giving the protein MTIDLAAIDADRAQIAATYLRPREQRPASSARGVHHLALLSHDVRRTIEFYQGVLEFPLTEIFENRDYQGSNHFFFDIGNGNLLAFFDFPGLDLGPYAEVLGGLHHLAISVSPEKWTHLRGKLEAAGVPYVIHSEVSMYFSDPDGARLELLSDPLGEMYGTPVL
- a CDS encoding VOC family protein → MPDSVNYVGVNHLVLVTKDMDATVRFYRDVLGMPLVATMGNRKAEFPYRHYFLSIGRGAAIAFFEWKDVDLAPRKDSGVPGSGRQFDHVSVGVESDADLDELRKRLADLGTDVSEIVDHGIVRSVYVTDPNGISLEFSVAARDLVVDPWFDDADPVPAARGE
- a CDS encoding DUF1330 domain-containing protein; amino-acid sequence: MSVYMIFHNRIDDHAKLQAYVEKAIPTLMAHQAEALVVDETSDELEGPNPYPRTVVLKFPSREIAMGWYNSPEYQAIRSMRLEATEGFAVICDEFVFPS